From Methanothrix sp., a single genomic window includes:
- the cas2 gene encoding CRISPR-associated endonuclease Cas2: MDTIIIYDISDDLLRARVARVLMEYGCMRIQKSAFYGFLNHNTRDKLRLRLERLMQGEEGNIQLYPMCSRCFGMRESIGELYEIEEENVRVI, from the coding sequence ATGGACACAATCATAATTTACGATATCAGCGATGACCTCCTTAGAGCAAGAGTGGCCAGGGTTCTCATGGAGTACGGCTGCATGCGCATCCAGAAGAGTGCTTTCTATGGCTTTCTCAACCACAACACAAGAGATAAGCTTCGCCTCCGCCTTGAGAGGTTGATGCAGGGAGAGGAGGGAAACATCCAGCTCTATCCGATGTGCTCCAGGTGCTTCGGCATGAGAGAGAGCATCGGAGAGCTGTACGAGATCGAGGAGGAGAATGTGAGAGTTATTTAG